The DNA sequence CCGGAACCCGGCGCCTTCATTCCGAAGAACAGCGTGAGTCGCCGCGGTGGTTCGATCCCGATCACGCGCCAGGAATCCACGGTATCTCCCAGCCGCAGCTCGTGCGGATGCCGGCGTCCCCGGTTCAGCCCCGGACCGCCAAGCATCCAGTCGAGCGTCTCCCGGATACTCCACAGGCCGTTCAGGTAGAAGTAGCGGTTGCGTCCACCGATCTTGCAGAGTTCGCTCCAGACGGCTTCGGGCTTCGCCCGCGCAAACGCACTGCCATCGGCGCGCTTGGCGTAATACGCGTACTCGGCGCGATAGTCGCGGAACTGGAACGCGCCCTCGGTCCAGCGAGCCGCCACGGTATGGCGGCGCTCGGCGTCGAACGCCGCGCGTACCGCGGTACGCACGTCCATCAGTTGCAGCGGGATGAGCCGTTGGATCTCGTCGGCATCTGCGACGAAATCCTGCCGCATGCCCTCGATCAGCGCGCGGGCGATCGGGGTGGGCACCGAGGTGACCAGCCGCAGCCACCAGGCGGACAGCCGCGGGGTCAATACCGGCACGGGGATGATCCATGGCGGACGCCGCCCGGCTTCTTCGGCGAGGATGCGCATCATCTCGGCATAGCTCAGGTATTGGGGTCCCGCTGCGTCGAGGATTCGCCCGGCGGTCTCGGTGAGTGCCGGGGCGCGTACCAGGTACTCGAGCAGGTTGTCGAGTGCGATCGGTGGCGATTTCGAGTCGACCCAGCGTGGAGTCAGCATCACCGGGAGGTGGAAAACCAGGTCGCGCATCACCTCGAACGCGGCCGATCCAGGTCCGATGATGATGCCGGCGCGGATCTCCGTGACCGGAACCGCCCCGAGACGCAGCACGTCGCCGGTCTGTTGCCGGGACACGATGTGCTGGCTGTCGGCGGCCGGCGGCAC is a window from the Thioalkalivibrio paradoxus ARh 1 genome containing:
- a CDS encoding DUF2867 domain-containing protein gives rise to the protein MKSTRFGSSAPLTLVFGASGYIGTHLVPRLLAAGMPVRAAARSLEVLEARDWPGVERVGADALRPETLDRALKGVDTAYYLVHSMASGRRFGAIDVEAAGHFADAAAKAGVRRIVYLGGLVPPAADSQHIVSRQQTGDVLRLGAVPVTEIRAGIIIGPGSAAFEVMRDLVFHLPVMLTPRWVDSKSPPIALDNLLEYLVRAPALTETAGRILDAAGPQYLSYAEMMRILAEEAGRRPPWIIPVPVLTPRLSAWWLRLVTSVPTPIARALIEGMRQDFVADADEIQRLIPLQLMDVRTAVRAAFDAERRHTVAARWTEGAFQFRDYRAEYAYYAKRADGSAFARAKPEAVWSELCKIGGRNRYFYLNGLWSIRETLDWMLGGPGLNRGRRHPHELRLGDTVDSWRVIGIEPPRRLTLFFGMKAPGSGVLEFELTPEGPGTRIRATAFWHPAGVWGLLYWYALVPAHLVIFSGMTRAIARRAERRSRQHGAGDVGGRRRGPPGAGPCGGQ